The nucleotide sequence ATATTAGCTCCTGCATGTGACAAAAATGATGCATGCGGACCGTCAAATCTCCAATATACAAAACATAACTCAATTCCGAATATCACAGCATAAATAAACTGTATGAAGTTACCGTGATAAATCCCAAAAATTATGCTTGAAAAGATCGCAGCCGCTCCGGTGGCCATATACAGTTTAAGTCTCCCGAAAAGTATCCATCTGAAGGCTGCTTCCTCTACAAGCGGAGAAATAATGCCATAGAGGATTATTCCCGTAAGGAGCGGATACATGAACATCTGCGACTGTATATTCTGTGCATATGCAGGAAAGATCTCCTTAAGCCTCAAAAGATTTATCAGCTGGTTTAAGAATACAGAACCTGTTATTCCAAGCAGCAATGATAAACATAGATATCTGTCCTTTAATTTATTTATAAAATTCCTGAGAATTTTTTTCATCAATACACCTCCGGAGCATATAAATTTATTCAAGGACTATCGCCTTTTTCAAAAATACAGAATATATGATTTTTTCACCTATTTCAAGGTCAAGCATACTCGAAAGGGCATCTGCATATATATCCAGCTGGATCTTATATCTGTTTATCAGTGTTTCACCGTCAACGCCCCGATCTGTCTTATAATCCACCAGATATATTTTATTGTCTTCTATGAAAAAGGCATCTATTATTCCCTGTATCTGTACGGTCTCATCAGAAGGCCATTCTTCATTGATCTCATTCGCTTTTTTTTCGATAATAAATGGCTGTTCTTTGAATAACTTTCCCATTTTGTCAGCAGCTTTCATTCTTTGATACAGGTCTGTTTTTGTAAATTCAAAAATATCATTAGCATAAATAAGATTTGCAGACTCTTCTGTAAGATGACCTTCCCTGACAAGTCTTTTAATATAGTCGAAAACATCTCTTTTTTTCTCTATTTCTGCACTGAATGAAAGTTCAAAAGACTTATGGTATGCAGTTCCTCTTATTGCGGCAATTTCTGCCCCCTTATTTGTTTCGGACTTCTCATCATTTTTCTCTTCAGCCGTATCTTCAGTTTCTTTCTCCGGGATCTTTTCTGTCAGATCTTCAGAAGTTACGATCTCATCATCCATAATGATCTTCATCTCTTCCTCTGTTCTCATCTGCTCTTTTATTCTCGATACTGAAAGTTTTGCCGGAAGTGAGAATGCTGCCTCATGGGGATATTTCCATGACAGATTTTCCTTCAGCAGCTTTTCAGTTTTTTCATCTGCTGTATGAGAAAGATCAAGCTTTTCATAAAATTCACGTCCCATCTTCTTTTCAGCATCCTCTTCAACGCTGTCATAGACCATATCAGAAACAAATTTTATCTTTGTATCTATTACTTCTTTGCTTTCTTCACTTTCCAGCGCCTTGAGCATAAAATCCAGATATGAATTGGCATGGCTCACCGATTTTGCAGGCTGAGAAAGAATTTTTTCAGGATCATCACAAACTGCCGTCATTATAAGTTTTTCCTTGGCACGGGTCATTCCAACATAAAGGATCCTCAGCTCTTCTCCTATTTCATCTCGTCTTTTCTTCTCGATGATTATATTCTTGATCGGAACCGTATATTTTATCCTGCTTTCAGCATCTGTCCTCTCAATTCCGATACCAATCTCAGAGTCCCTTATCAGTTTGCCTTTTCTGTCACTCGCATTGAAGCTCTTTGACATTCCTCCGATAAAGATCACCGGGAACTCAAGTCCTTTTGACTTATGGATACTCATTATCCTGACTGCATTTAAGCCTTCATTACCGCTCTTCGCCTCTCCAAAATCCATATCATATTTTTTAAGTTTTTCTATATAGCGAAGAAAGAAAAATATCCCCTTATAACTGCTTTTTTCAAAAATCTCTGCCTTCTTTACCAGGAGATTTAAATTCCTGGAAGCCGAACCTCCCTTTGCCTGAGCATAAATATCATATCCCAGCTCATTTATTATTTTTTCTATAAGACTGTGAATAGGCATATAATTGCTGATTTTTCTGTACTTTTCTATCATTTCAAGAAAAGCTTCACATTTTGAGCGCAAATCCCCGGAAATTTCTGCGCCATCATCCTCAGACGGGATCCTTCCGGCTGCGATCAGCAATGCTTTATAAAAAGATCCCTTCATACCGGCAGTCCTTATACAGGCCATTTCTTCATCAGTAAAAGAGCCAATTACACTAAGCATAACAGCTGCAAGAGCAATATCATCTATCGGATTATTGATTATTGTCAGCAGTGATATCATAGTCCTGATCTCTTCTGTCTGGAAATATCCCGATTTTGATTCCATGAAAACAGGTATTCCTGCCTCCTCTAGAATTTTTGCGTATACCTCATCCGTATTTTTAGGAGATCTCATGAGTATTGCAAAATCAGAATACTCTGCCGCTCTTACGCTTCCATCTTTAAGAGACTGGACCTGAAAACTTCCAACCATCTCTTTTATCCTGTCTGCCGTGAATTTTGCTTCTGCTTCCGCACTTCCTATCTCTTCATTTTCATCACCCTTTATAAGGACAAACTCGCTCTTGTGATCAGTTTCATTTTCTGTATAGGCTGCACCAGGATAGAGTGCCGCATCATCATCATATTCAACCGCTCCTATATTCTCATGCATTATCACTCTGAATACAGCATTTACAGAATCAAGTACTTCTTTTCTGCTTCTGAAATTCTTTGATAAAAGAATTCGTTCACTTTTTTCATCCCTTTCCGAAAAGCTGTATCGATGCATAAAGATTGAAGGGTCTGCAAGACGGAAGGCGTAAATGCTCTGTTTTACGTCTCCCACGCAGAAATAATTATTATCACCGGCTACAGAAGTAAGGATTTCTTCCTGAACGCTGTTTGAATCCTGATACTCATCAGTCATCACTTCAGCAAAATATTCCCTATAGCCGTCACCGGCACCGGTTTTAAGCGCATTTAAAGCGATATGCTCAAGATCTGAAAAATCAAGAACATTTTTTTCTTCTTTGATCTCTCCGAATCGCTCTGAAAAACTTCCCGTTAAAAGAGCAAGTTCTTTAACAAGCGGTCTGGCTTTTTTGAGAGACGCTAATATATCCTCAGGGCTGTCCTTAAAATAGTTTTTCAGGGTATCAAGTCTTTTCTTTACAGCATTTCTTATTGATTTGACAGTTTCTCTTAAGTCAGGATCAATATCAGGATTTTTCTTTCTTGAAAGTGTCCCGAATTTTATTCCATCTAATTCCGAACGAAAAGATTCATAACTGCCTAATCCTGAAAGTCTGCTGAACTGAGCAATATCATCATTCAGATTATCAATATATGTCACAGGACCGGACGGGCTTTCGCATATTTCCAGGGCGTGCTCAAGCTCAGATATACTCTCAGATATTTCTTCTGAAGCTATTCTTACGAGCAACATCATCCATGGCATGGTTGCAAGTTCTTTATTGTTTTCACATGCATAAGCATTTTCAAGTGTTCTAAGCCAGAGATCGGGATCAGCCTTACTTTGTGAAAAATTGTAAAGTCCCAGCACAGCATCAGCTACATCCTTATCGTCTTTCTGGGTAGAAAATTCCTCCAGAAAGTGTAGAAACTCCTCCGTTCCTTCCTCGTAAAATTTCTCCATTACATCTGCAATTGCATCTTCTTTCATGATTGAAAGTTCGCTCTCATCAGCAATTCTGACCTGGGGTTCTATTCCAACCCTGTCAAAATTATCACGTATGACCATCCTGCAAAAGCTGTCGATCGTCATTATATGCGCAGAATGAATAAGATTCATCTGACGATTCAGATAATCGTTGTCAGGATCTGCCTCCAATTCCTCCTCCAGGGCATTTCTGATTCGTTCCTTCATTTCTGCCGCTGCCGCATTTGTAAAAGTCACGACAAGGATCCTGTCTATATCAACAGGATTCTCCTTATCAAGCACCAGTCCGATTATCCTCGAAACCAGTACTGCTGTTTTTCCCGAACCGGCTGCAGCTGCCACCAGAACATTTTTATTTCTCGAATCTATAACCCTTTGCTGTTCTTCAGTGAATTTCATCTTCTTTCTGTTCTTCCCCCATCATATCTGTCTTCATGAGTTCTATGATTTCGCTTCTTTCTTTTATCTCTTTCAATTTTCGCTTTTTATAGCCTCTCTTTTTTTCATCAAAGAGGCAAATGTCTCTGTAATCACAATAATCACATTCCGAAATATTTTTGTATTCAACAGGTGATTTTGATATGTTTCCATCCTCAATACTCTTCTTAAATTCCCCGGATTTGAATCTCACATAATCAGCTGCAACTCCGAACCCGTCTTCATCCAATACAGATGCCGCAGCTGCAAAATCGCCACCAGACTTTACAGAAACCGGTATAATATCAGATTTACTCTCAAATTCCGAGTCAAACAGCCTTATTACTTCACTATCTGCATTTACAATGCCCCTAAGTTTAAGTTCTCCCCTAATACTCTTCTCAGCTTCTTCAGCATTGACTTCCTTAAGGTCTTCAGCCCTGACTTCAGGATCATCTATATGATAATAAAAAATCCCCGCCGGTTTAACTTCAAGAGATGGATGAGCGATTTTCTCAATCTTCATAGCTGCGTTCATATAAATAACAAGCTGCAGATCGAGCCCATAATATATCCTCGAAAGATCGAAAGTCTTATTTCCTGATTTGTAATCAATTATAGAAACATAGATTTTTGAGTCTTTTTCTGCCGTATCTATCCTGTCAATCCTTCCTCTGAAACCTTCCTCATAAAACTCTTTTTCAAAAGCGGAGGTCTTAAAGCTTCCGCTTTTGGCCTGATGTGTAAGCGTCTTCACTGTACGCCTTAAGATTCTGTCAAGACGGATGATAAAATATTCATTTCTCTTAGAACTCCTGAGCACCCTATCATCAGACTCATTCAGATATTTTTCCAAGGCCTCCTCGGTTAATTTTAAGGACTCTTCATCTGTGAGATCCGAAAAAGTCAGACCTTTCTCCTGCAGCATACCTGAACACATTTCAAGCACACTGTGCAAAATAAGTCCCATGTCTTTTCTTTCAAAGCCAAATTCTTCGCGTTCCTTTAGCTTAAGTCCGTAGCGAAGAAAATGCTCGTATGCGCAAAGGGCAAACTTTTCAAGCTTTGACGGAGATTCATATTTTTCATGCCCGAAAATAACTCCTGCAGCAGCCTTAGATATCGGATCCGATCTATAATCAAAAAATACTGAATCAAGCATATTTTTAAGGATCTGATCTTTATTACCCAATGAAGCAAAATAACGATAGATCTCCACTGTTTCCTTATCATCGCTATTCTTAAGTCCCAGACTCAGTCTCTTCAGAGCATCATTTTCATTCATTAATTCTCTGCCAATTCGCTCATTATCTGACTCGATAAGCTCAGCCTTCGGGAAAAGTTTCTTAACTACATTTAAGAAATATGACTCTCTTTTTCCCTTACCTTCAGCATCAATATCTGACCATGACAAATAAAGCCTTTCCGAAGGCTTTGTCACACTCATATAAAAATAAAGACGTTCTTCTCTGATCTTTTCCCTTGCTGTAAGCGAAAGTTTGATCCCCTGTTCTTTTAAATATTCCCTGTCAAAATCCGAAAGAAGCCCTGAACCTGTATTCTGACTCGGGATCAGCCCTTCATTCATTCCCATAAAGAAAAGGATTTTTATATTCTGAAGTCTACTTCTCGTCATATCTCCGGCATTTACCCTGTCAAGTCCCGGAGGGATTGCCCCTACCCTGATCTCATCAAGACCTGAATTCAATATTTCCAGATACTGACGCAGAGTCATTTTTTCTTCAGCTATCAAATTCTCAATTCTATCAAAAAGTTCCTCAAGTTTATCGTAAATCTGTGAATATTCCTGTGCCCTTCTGCTCTCTGCATTTTCTTCAAATTCTTCACTCAGTTTTTCAAGCTTTTCACGCACATCCAGATTTTCGCTGAATTTTCTTAACGCTTCTGTATATTCAAAAGCAGTCACATTTCTTTTTGTCATCACTTCATCCAGCGATTCAAAATAAGATTTTAGCTTTTCTCTCAGAGCATTGATGCGTTCAAGTTCATCTGCATCCAGTGTTCTTACAGGTCTTGTCCATGAATTTGCATATTTTTTCCGGCCTCTCATATTCGTTGCCTTTATATAATTTTCAAAAATATCGATATCTTCTATGGAAAATCCGCTTATTCCCGTTCTGAGAAAATGCATTACTGACTCAAAACTATAATTTTCAATCTCTATTTCCAATGCCGCTCTGAGAAACTCAACAAAAGGATTTAATTCTATCGAACTTGAGCTGTCAATAAAGAGCGGAATCCCATATTTATCGGCTTCTCGCTCCAATGCCGATGCATATGTTTCCACATTGCTCATAACGACCGCGCAATCCCTGTAGCGAAGACCGCCCCTGCACACGGCTTCATGAATCTTTGAACAGACAAAAGCTGCCTCATCCATCGGATCAGGCGTATTAACAAGTTTTATATGTTCCGGTACAGGATCAAAAATTTGCTTTTTCTTCCTGAATATATTTCTTTCAAGAAAACGCAGATCTTCTTTATCTGCTGCCCTTACTTCTTTATTATCATAAAGATTTACAGTTTCACATTTCCAGCCCGAATTATGAGCTATTTCACGAAGATTTGCTATAGTCTGTACGGACATGGCAAATAACCCGTCCGAAAAGCCATCGTAATTAAGCGCAACCGAGCAATCCTCAGTTATATGCATAAGCTGCTCGATAAAACGGTATTGTATCGGAGTAAATCCTGTAAAATCATCAAAATATATCGAAGCTCCCTTTAAGAAATCTGCCTTTTTCACAGACTTTCCTGCCAGATCAAGTATTTCTTCATTTGTAATATAATCTGTTCCGATCTTCTCTCTAAAGGCCTTATACAAAACTGCTATATCCTCTGCTTTCGCAGCCAGATAATTTTTATCAGCCCTTTTTGATGCCTCTTCTATAATAGAATCAGCATCTATCTCATATTGAATATATTCGGATATAACAGATTTTATTTCACTTATATATCCCTGGCGGTTGATATTCTTCTTTAAAACCTTAAGATCGTCTTTTTTTTCAGACGCAATCCGTCTTAAAATAAGATTTTTTCCCGTATCATCAAGTATTGTTTTTTTATTTTCACCTGCAGCCGAAAAAATTCTGTGGGCAAAACGGGTAAATCCCAGCACATCAATGTTCAGGATACCATGCCCCCGACTCCTTTTAAGTATTTCTCCTGTAGCCGCATGTGAAGACTGTTCCGGAACTATAACAATATAATTCTTTTTATAATTTTTCTCTGACCTGCTGATAAGATCCCTGTAAATATAGTCTGTCTTACCACTCCCCGCAGGGCCAAGCACGATTTTAAGCAAACCCATTTCTTCTCTCTCCGATTCGTTTTAATAAAAAAAAGCTATAACGATCCATTTACTGAATCATTATAGCTTTTAGTCCTTATCTTAATCAAGTTAGATTCTCTGTTTTTCTGAGAGCTCTATATTCTTTGCTGCCTCAGCTGCCCTTCCGTTCTTTTTATCTAAATAAGCAGTCACTGCCTTCAGGAAGAAATAACCTGTAACAGCACCAAGTGTATTCATTATAATATCATCAAGCTCAAAGTTTCCAAGTCCGGTATAAAACTGAATATACTCTATGATCATACTCATTACGAATCCCGGAAGCAATCCAAAATAAGGCTTCTTAAATATATCAAATCCCAGCGGAAGTAAAAATCCCAGCGGGAGTGTAAGCATGAAATTCTCAGCCAGATGTATCAGAGTAAGCTGAGGAAAGAAATACGACATCTGGAAAAATGTCAGATTCATTCCATTGTCAAACTGTCCGAAATTTCTATTAAAAAGAGTCAGATTAAGGACAAAGTAAAAATACATCGTAAGTGCAAAAAGCCATGCACATTTTTGTGCCTTCTTTTTTGCCAGTGCGTAAATTCCCGGCATAACAGCAGTTCCTACCGCGATCGCGCCTGCACCATAGTTAACTATCGATGCACAAATGTCATTAACAACCTGATTTATAACATAATCCATAAAAAAAACATCCCTCGTAAACATCCATACCTGCCGTATGTTCTCCGCTTTTTGTCAAAAACTTTAACAAAAAACTTAAATATGAAGCTTTCTCAGCTATTATAAAGCAGTATTCAAAACTTAATGTTAACACAATGTGATTATTTTGTGTTCAAACATATATCTTGAAAGTAAAAACTCTGAATGTTTACATCATGCTCGTGCAATAAGTACCGAGCGGCAAAACAACTTAAAACATAAAAATCTTAACACATTATGTATACTTTGTCCATATTTTTTAAGAAATTATTACAATTTTATTTATTTTTCTTAGAGTTTCTCAATTTCATCAAGCCAAAGAGAAGCTGCGGCATCCGAAGGCATTCTCAGATCACCTCTTGGCGAAACCGCAACAGTACCCACCTTAGGACCGTCCGGAAGGCATGAACGTTTGAAATGCTGACTGAAAAATCTTCTGTAAAAGGTCTTCAGCCATTTTTTTATCGTAGCATCATCATAAATTCCTTCAAACGTGACCCTTGCCATCCTGTAGATTTTGGAAGGTCTGAATCCGAATCTCAAAAGATAATAAAGATAAAAATCGTGAAGTTCGTAAGGTCCTACAAGATCCTCTGTTTCCTGGGCGATCTTTCCATCCTTGGGCGGAAGAAGTTCCGGGCTGACAGGCGTATCAAGGACGTCATAGAGAACATTTTTAAGCTTCTCATCTCCGCAGCTGTCAGCATAGTATCTTACAAGATGGCGCACCAGTGTCTTCGGTATTCCTGAGTTTACACCATACATAGACATGTGGTCACCATTATAGGTAGCCCATCCCAATGCAAGCTCTGACATATCACCGGTTCCGACAACTATTCCGCCATTCTTATTTGCAAGATCCATTAAAATCTGAGTTCTCTCTCTTGCCTGACAGTTCTCATAGGTTACATCATGAATATTTTCATCATGACCGATATCTTCAAAATGCTGTCTAACCGACTTTACAATGCTTATTTCTCTCAGATCCGCTCCCAGAGCCTTTACCATTTCGATCGCATTGGTATAAGTCCTGTCAGTAGTTCCGAATCCCGGCATTGTTACAGCAGTTATGCCTTTCCTGTCAAGGTGAAGGCTGTCAAATGCTCTCGCAGTCACAAGCAGTGCAAGTGTGGAATCCAAACCTCCGGAAATTCCGATCACTGCATTTTTAGAATTTATATGCTCAAGACGTTTTTTAAGACCCATAGCCTGGATAGAAAATACCTCTTCGCATCTTCTTTCTCTTTTTGTCTCGTCGTCCGGTACAAAGGGAAATCTGTCAGGCTTATTAATAAGCTTAGTCTCTACTGTTTTAAGAGAAAACGGAATTCTGACATAATCATCATCAGCCGAGATAAATGTGTTCATTCTTCTTCTTTCAGCATCGAGTTTCTCTATATCGATAACAGCATAAGTAACTTCGTTTTTGAAAAGCTTTGACTCGGCCAGAACCGCTCCGTTCTGGGCAATTATATTATGACCGCCAAAGACCAGATCCTGGCTGGACTCGCCCTCTCCTGCCGATGCATATATATAGGCAGAAGAAAGACGCGCGGAAAGCGCTGCTATCATAAGTCTTCTAAAGTCATCCTTGCCTATTACTTCATCACTGGCAGAAAGGTTAACTATAAGCTCTGCACCGTTCTTTGCAGCATCCATTGACGGTGTCTCAACAACCCATGCGTCCTCGCAGATCTCAGCGCCTACAACAAATCCTGCCGGATCGGTAAGATTTTCAAAAAGGATCTTCGTTCCAAACGGAACCTCCATTCCATAAAAATCTTCGTAAACTATCTCATTATTTCCCGACGTAAAATATCTGGTCTCATAAAATTCGGAATAGTTCGGAAGATAAATCTTAGGGATAATGCCAAGCAGGAGGCCTCTGTGTATCGCTGCGGCTACATTATAAAGCTTTCCTCCGCGTTCATAAGGCAGTCCGACAAATATAAGCGCATCAAAAGCCTTTGAATAGTCAACCAGTTCCTTAAGTGATTCCTTGCATCTGTTAATGAGGAGCCTCTGCAGGAAAAGATCATTACAGGTGTAACCTGAGATGCAAAGTTCAGGAAAAACAATGACTTTCGCTTCCTTGGCTACTGTTTCCTCCATCAGATACTCTATCTGCTCTGTATTATAGGCAGGATCTGCAACCTTAATCTTTGGAGTCACTGCCGCTACTTTAACGAATCCGTCCTTCATACACTTTTTCCCTTTCAAAATAAAATTCAAAATAAAATTCAAAATAAAATCAAGAATAAACCGGGCCTATCTTTTTTATTTCTTATATTTTACTCTTCTGCTTTGCAGCCTGTAAAAGTGCCTCAAGCTCTTCCGGCGAAAAATGATATGCCTTTCCGCAGAAATGACATTTCACCTCTATTTCCTTGCCATCATCGATCATGCTCTGCAGTTCCTTTTCACCTGTACTGATAAGAACTTTTGAAACCTTGCTCACGCTGCAGTCGCAATTAAATCCGACATTCTGTCTTTCGAAAATATTCGGCTCAAGACCTTCCAGAAGGATCCCGATAATATCCTCCGCAGACTTGCCCTCTTTCAAAAGATCGGTTACAGAATTTATCTTTTTAAGATTTTCCTCTATCTTAGAAATAACATCATCATCGGCATCTGGCATAAGCTGTACTATAAATCCGCCGGCCTCTGCTACGGTGTTTTCTTTTGTCATAAGCACGCCAAGTCCGACGGAAGAAGGAACCTGTTCGCTCGATGCAAAATAATAAGTCAGATCCTCAGCTATTTCACCGCTCACAAGCTCTACATTTCCAACATAAGGATCCTTAAGACCGAGATCCTTTATAACCTGGAGATTACCATGTCCGACAGCAAGTCCTACATCAAGTTTATGATCAGATTTTCTGGCACCTATAAGAACCTGTGGTTCCAGTGCAAAGCCTTTAACATTACCGTTTGCATCAGCCGTTACCGTAAGTCCCTCCATAGGACCGTCAGATCTGATCTGAATAGTTATGATATCGTCTCCCTTAAGCATAGCACCCATCATAGCACCTGCTGTCAGAAGTCTTCCGAGTGCAGCCGTAACAACAGGGCTGGTATCATGGGCTTTCCTTGCAGTTTCAACTGTATCTTTAGTAACTGCTGCAAAAGCTCTTACTTTTCCTGCTGCGGCAGTTCCTCTAACCATATAATCGCTCATATATTTAAATCCTTTCAAAGCTTTTTTCATAATATACCAAAAAAGCTGCAAGTTTTCAAAAAACCTGCAGCTTAATGTCTTAAATGAAGTGCGTGCGACAGGATTCGAACCCACGACCTTCTGGTCCGTAGCCAGACGCTCTATCCAGCTGAGCTACGCACGCACGTTGTGTCGCTCAAACAAGCGACAATAGATATTATATGTTCAACTTTCTTCTTTGTCAACAGTTTTTTCAATTTTTTTTACAAAAATTTCTGCCCATGCCGGCATGAAGCCCGAAACAATTGCCACATCCTGCGAAATAGAGTGGCTTTCCGAGGTTCCATAATATGGAAGAAAGCCCTTTTCGATAATTTTTTCTTTTAGTGCAGTCACAAGATAAAGCGCAAGTCCATGATGTTCATAATCTCTATCAACATCAATTCCTATCTGCCACATATACTTTCCATCTGCCGAAGCTCCTGCCGCCGCGATCGGAATGCCGTTGTCATATGCCGCTATGCCGATAACATCAGGCTGAAGCTTTGCACCCGGAAATGCATGCGGAAACTTTCCGCTTGCTGAAAGCTCTCCAAGATTATCTACATCAAACCATCTTGTCTCATAGGGACACTCAAGCTCAATGTCTTCCCAGTTATAATCCGGCAGAAAATATATATGTGTATCATGAATACAGAGTCCGTATTCTTCAAGCTTTTTATCCAAAGTCCTGAGATTCTCAAATTTACAGAACCACTCACACTTAAAGGTCATATACTTTTCCCTTACCCAGGGAAGAAGCTCTTTCGACGCCATTATATAGGCATCTCCTTTATATATTATGGCACGAAAATCTTCCGACATACCGTCAAATAGTCTTGCTCCTTCAAGCCTTTTTGATTCATTTATCATTATACGGTATTTATATTCGCATTCCAGCGAGCAGTTTGTATCAAGCCTGAACTGTGCTCTTGCAATATCATCGAAATTCATATTTGTCTATTTCCTTCATAAGCCGTTTATTTTTATAGAGGTCTTCATCAGCCCTGCTCACAATTTCCTCATATGAGGTCTTATAAATAAATCCATCGGCATAACCATCGGCAATCCCAAAGGGATAATCCTTGAATGTCGCAACCCTGACGCACTCATCCTGCATTTCCTGCCTTTCCTTTAAAACGACCGATGTATCCGGATCAATATAAATTGCACAGAATTCATCTCCGCCGATCCTGTATATTCTCCAGGCATCTTTCATACAGTTTTTAATGATCTGGGCTCCTGCTGAAATAAAATCATCTCCACTGAGATGGCCATAATTATCATTTACAATTTTCAGATTATTAAGGTCAAAAAGAATAACTCCGACTTTCTTCTTTTCATTCTTAAGACGTTTCTGATCTTCCTTATAGCAGTTTTTATTACGCACTCCGGTATACATATCAATAAATGCCTGCTGCCTGTAGGCATCCACCGGATTTTCCAATGCCAGAAACATTCCTGTAGCAACTACTGCAGCAATTCCACCTGTTGCAAGGATTTCCGGTCGAAATACCTGCGCCATGATCACTCCGAGTATAGCTACTTCTACAGGAATCATGATCTTGCAAAAGCTTTCCCCTACTTCTCTGAATCTCACTATCAAAAGAACTATGGTAGATATTTCATATATGATACCAACGGCAAAATTTATCGCCAGGGGTATACCCTGAGTAATTACCACTCCGCCGATCTCAACATATTTTACCTTGAAAAAGAGGCTGACTAAAAAAGTCGCAGCAACTATACAGTAAGATGCTATCCTGACATTTTTCTTCTTTTTCTTGAAGTATGCAATTCCATGTACATATGTGAAAATTTCATTTAAGACCATTACTGCGCTGATATAAAGCAATTTCTGAACAAAATCATTTAAGGGTTCAAAGATCAGATTCCTGTAATTGCCCATCAAAAATGCCGCTGCATCCAGCATCACATGAAGAAGCGAAAACATACAAATACGAATGAAGCTGTTGTCTCTCGATGTTCTCTGTGTCCTTATGCAATATGTCAAAAGGCACAATAAGACCACAATACTGACAATTTCTTCTCTTATAACAAAAATCAAACTAAATACCTTTTCCATCCTGTCGTACCCTGTCGGTCCCCCACAAACCTAACACTATCCGTCAATAGTTACAAAACATTACCGATCATTCAACCCGGATCGCATGAAAAAAGTTAATCTTACAAGAATACTTACGTTTTTCAAATTCAAAA is from Lachnospiraceae bacterium C1.1 and encodes:
- a CDS encoding PD-(D/E)XK nuclease family protein; translated protein: MGLLKIVLGPAGSGKTDYIYRDLISRSEKNYKKNYIVIVPEQSSHAATGEILKRSRGHGILNIDVLGFTRFAHRIFSAAGENKKTILDDTGKNLILRRIASEKKDDLKVLKKNINRQGYISEIKSVISEYIQYEIDADSIIEEASKRADKNYLAAKAEDIAVLYKAFREKIGTDYITNEEILDLAGKSVKKADFLKGASIYFDDFTGFTPIQYRFIEQLMHITEDCSVALNYDGFSDGLFAMSVQTIANLREIAHNSGWKCETVNLYDNKEVRAADKEDLRFLERNIFRKKKQIFDPVPEHIKLVNTPDPMDEAAFVCSKIHEAVCRGGLRYRDCAVVMSNVETYASALEREADKYGIPLFIDSSSSIELNPFVEFLRAALEIEIENYSFESVMHFLRTGISGFSIEDIDIFENYIKATNMRGRKKYANSWTRPVRTLDADELERINALREKLKSYFESLDEVMTKRNVTAFEYTEALRKFSENLDVREKLEKLSEEFEENAESRRAQEYSQIYDKLEELFDRIENLIAEEKMTLRQYLEILNSGLDEIRVGAIPPGLDRVNAGDMTRSRLQNIKILFFMGMNEGLIPSQNTGSGLLSDFDREYLKEQGIKLSLTAREKIREERLYFYMSVTKPSERLYLSWSDIDAEGKGKRESYFLNVVKKLFPKAELIESDNERIGRELMNENDALKRLSLGLKNSDDKETVEIYRYFASLGNKDQILKNMLDSVFFDYRSDPISKAAAGVIFGHEKYESPSKLEKFALCAYEHFLRYGLKLKEREEFGFERKDMGLILHSVLEMCSGMLQEKGLTFSDLTDEESLKLTEEALEKYLNESDDRVLRSSKRNEYFIIRLDRILRRTVKTLTHQAKSGSFKTSAFEKEFYEEGFRGRIDRIDTAEKDSKIYVSIIDYKSGNKTFDLSRIYYGLDLQLVIYMNAAMKIEKIAHPSLEVKPAGIFYYHIDDPEVRAEDLKEVNAEEAEKSIRGELKLRGIVNADSEVIRLFDSEFESKSDIIPVSVKSGGDFAAAASVLDEDGFGVAADYVRFKSGEFKKSIEDGNISKSPVEYKNISECDYCDYRDICLFDEKKRGYKKRKLKEIKERSEIIELMKTDMMGEEQKEDEIH
- a CDS encoding CPBP family intramembrane metalloprotease; the protein is MKKILRNFINKLKDRYLCLSLLLGITGSVFLNQLINLLRLKEIFPAYAQNIQSQMFMYPLLTGIILYGIISPLVEEAAFRWILFGRLKLYMATGAAAIFSSIIFGIYHGNFIQFIYAVIFGIELCFVYWRFDGPHASFLSHAGANITVYTTASFGGFEFLSTVRGELISVVISGILTFTVLKILYDSRPKERHVNRRLPIFPRKWEN
- the addA gene encoding helicase-exonuclease AddAB subunit AddA; protein product: MKFTEEQQRVIDSRNKNVLVAAAAGSGKTAVLVSRIIGLVLDKENPVDIDRILVVTFTNAAAAEMKERIRNALEEELEADPDNDYLNRQMNLIHSAHIMTIDSFCRMVIRDNFDRVGIEPQVRIADESELSIMKEDAIADVMEKFYEEGTEEFLHFLEEFSTQKDDKDVADAVLGLYNFSQSKADPDLWLRTLENAYACENNKELATMPWMMLLVRIASEEISESISELEHALEICESPSGPVTYIDNLNDDIAQFSRLSGLGSYESFRSELDGIKFGTLSRKKNPDIDPDLRETVKSIRNAVKKRLDTLKNYFKDSPEDILASLKKARPLVKELALLTGSFSERFGEIKEEKNVLDFSDLEHIALNALKTGAGDGYREYFAEVMTDEYQDSNSVQEEILTSVAGDNNYFCVGDVKQSIYAFRLADPSIFMHRYSFSERDEKSERILLSKNFRSRKEVLDSVNAVFRVIMHENIGAVEYDDDAALYPGAAYTENETDHKSEFVLIKGDENEEIGSAEAEAKFTADRIKEMVGSFQVQSLKDGSVRAAEYSDFAILMRSPKNTDEVYAKILEEAGIPVFMESKSGYFQTEEIRTMISLLTIINNPIDDIALAAVMLSVIGSFTDEEMACIRTAGMKGSFYKALLIAAGRIPSEDDGAEISGDLRSKCEAFLEMIEKYRKISNYMPIHSLIEKIINELGYDIYAQAKGGSASRNLNLLVKKAEIFEKSSYKGIFFFLRYIEKLKKYDMDFGEAKSGNEGLNAVRIMSIHKSKGLEFPVIFIGGMSKSFNASDRKGKLIRDSEIGIGIERTDAESRIKYTVPIKNIIIEKKRRDEIGEELRILYVGMTRAKEKLIMTAVCDDPEKILSQPAKSVSHANSYLDFMLKALESEESKEVIDTKIKFVSDMVYDSVEEDAEKKMGREFYEKLDLSHTADEKTEKLLKENLSWKYPHEAAFSLPAKLSVSRIKEQMRTEEEMKIIMDDEIVTSEDLTEKIPEKETEDTAEEKNDEKSETNKGAEIAAIRGTAYHKSFELSFSAEIEKKRDVFDYIKRLVREGHLTEESANLIYANDIFEFTKTDLYQRMKAADKMGKLFKEQPFIIEKKANEINEEWPSDETVQIQGIIDAFFIEDNKIYLVDYKTDRGVDGETLINRYKIQLDIYADALSSMLDLEIGEKIIYSVFLKKAIVLE